AAAGAGGCACCCTTGGTCAAAAAGGGCATGAAGGTTATCGTCAGCAGTGATGGCGGCAAGCCGCGGATGGTGAGTAAAATCAGTTACATTTCACCGCTAGGCATTGAAGACAGTCAAACTGTACTGGCCAGGGCGGTATTAGTTAATGCTGACATGAAATGGCTGCCGGGAATGTATGTCAATGCCAAAATCACTGTCAGTACCCGACAGGCCGCCGTGGCTGTCCCATTGAAAGCCATTCAACGCTGGCATGGTCAATCCGTTGTGTTTGTAAAACGGGGCAATCAATTTGAAGCCACTCCCGTAAAACTTGGCGACAAAAACAATCAGTGGGCGGAAATTCTTGCCGGCCTTGAGCCAGGGGATGAATATGTCGTGCAGAACAGTTTTTTTCTAAAGGCGGATTTGGACAAGTCCGGGTTTGGGCACGAACATTAAGGAGAAGGGATGCTTGAAAAACTCATTCATTTCTCACTCGCGCAGCGTTGGTTCGTGCTTTTGCTCACCCTGATTATCGCGGGCACTGGTTTTTACAGCTTTCAATTCCTGCCCATCGATGCCGTACCGGACATTACCAATGTCCAGGTCCAGATTAATACGGAAGCGCCTGGCTTCTCACCCTTTGAAATCGAACAACGCGTCACCTTCCCCATCGAAACAGCCATGAGCGGTTTGCCTTCGCTTGATTATACCCGATCCCTGTCACGGTATGGTCTGTCGCAGGTGACGGTGGTGTTTAAGGACAAGACCAATATTTACTTTGCACGGCAATTGATCAACGAACGTCTGCAGCAGGTCAAAAATAAACTGCCAATCGAGGTTACCCCTGAATTAGGCCCTGTTTCTACAGGGCTCGGCGAAATTTTTATGTACACGGTCACCAATAAAGCGGGAGCGGAATCCCGCTATGATTCGACTGAATTGCGCACCATTCAGGACTGGATTATCAAGCCGCAATTACGTCAAGTCGCCGGGGTGGCTGAGGTGAATACCATTGGCGGTTTTGAAAAGCAGTATCACATTACCCCGGATCCGATGCAATTGTTCCGTTACAGTTTAAGCCTCGAAGATGTCCTTGACGCGCTTGAACAAAACAATGCCAATGTTGGCGCGGGCTACCTTGAACGCAACGGCGAGCAATACCTCATCCGCGTGCCGGGGCAGGTTAAGGGTCTCACGGACATTGAAAACATCGTGATTGCCAGTTACAAGGGAATCCCTATTCGCATTGGCGATGTCGCCGAGGTGAATCTCGGTAATGAATTGCGTACGGGAGCCGCCACCGAGAATGGCAAGGAAGTGGTTCTTGGAACGGTCTTCATGTTAATGGGCGAGAACAGCCGCACGATTTCGCAACGGGTAGCGGACAAATTAACAGAAATCAATAAAACGCTGCCGGATGGGGTGGAGGCTAAAGCGGTTTACGATCGGACTGTTCTTGTTAATGCTACCATCGATACAGTTAAAAACAACCTGTTTGAGGGCGCGTTGCTGGTGTGCATCGTTCTCTTTGTTTTTCTAGGCAATCTGCGGGCCGCGTTAATTACCGCCCTGGTTATTCCCCTGTCCATGCTGCTGACCATCAGCGGTATGGTTGTCAATCAGATCAGTGCCAATCTGATGAGCCTTGGTGCGCTTGATTTTGGTTTGATTGTGGATGGCGCGGTCATCATTGTTGAAAATTGTTTAAAGCGCCTGGGTTTAAGACAGCATCAACTGAAGCGCTTGTTAACGGAAGAAGAACGGCAAAAGGAAATTGCAGCGGCGACGGTGGAAGTCATACGGCCCAGTGTGTTTGGCGTGTTAATCATAACCATTGTTTACCTGCCTATCCTGACTTTAAGCGGTGTCGAAGGAAAAATGTTTCTGCCCATGGCAGAGACCGTGATCATGGCCCTGCTGGCGGCCCTTTTTTTTGTGGTGACCTTTGTGCCGGCGGCGGTGGCTGCATTCTTACGCGGCCGTGTCCATGAAAAACCAAATGCGCTGCTGATGCACCTGACCCCTGCGTATGAATGGTTACTAGGCTGTAGTCTTCGTTACCGACATCTCGTTACAGGCCTTGCTGTACTGGTTACCTTGCTGAGTCTAATTCTTGCCTGGCGTCTTGGGGCTGAGTTTATCCCCAGCCTGGATGAGGGAGACATTGCACTGCATGCCATTCGAATCCCAGGAACCAGTTTGACGGAGGCGGTGGCGATGCAACACCTGCTGGAAGATCAAATTAAACAGGTGCCTGAAGTAGCCAGCGTGTTTTCCAAGCTCGGTACGGCAGAAATCGCCACCGACCCCATGCCCCCCAATGTTGCTGATACCTTTGTTATGATTAAGCCACGAAGTCAGTGGCCTGACCCACGCAAATCCAAACAGCAGCTGGTGAGGGACATTGAGAAGAAAGTCACCCGTATTCCGGGTAATAATTATGAGTTTACCCAACCCATCCAGATGCGATTTAACGAATTGATTTCCGGGGTGCGCAGCGATGTGGCAGTGAAAATTTTTGGCGATGATTTAAACACATTGATTGCATCGGCCAATGCGGTCCGTGACATTCTGGCCACCGTGCCAGGCGCTGCGGATGTTAAAGTTGAGCAGGTTACGGGCCTACCCTTGTATACTGTCGTCATTGACCGCGTCTCTCTGGCCCGCTATGGTTTACAGGTCAGCGAAGTGCAGAATGCGGTGGAAATTGCTTTGGGCGGTAAAAAGGGCGGCGAGCTGTTTGAGGGCGATAAGCGGTTTGACCTGGTGGTTCGTCTGCCGGAAAAACTACGCAATGATCCTGACGTCCTGCGGCGCATTTTAATTCCTTTGCCCATTGCTGAAGACGGTGAGCGTCATTTTATTCCACTGACGGAGGTGGCTGCCATTGAGCGCAGCGAAAGCCCGAATCAAATCAGCCGAGAGAATGGCAAACGCCGTATTGTGGTCACCGCCAATGTACGAGGAAGCGATTTAAATTCCTTTGTCAGCGCGGCGATGAAGAAAATAGAGCAGAGTTTAAAACTGCCCAGCGCCTACTGGATTAGCTGGGGCGGTCAGTTTGAACAGATGGAATCTGCCGCTAAGCGCCTGCAATGGGTTGTGCCGGCTGTTTTATTCATTATTTATCTGTTGCTTTTTATTGCCTTAGGCCATCCACGCGATGCTTTTTTGGTGTTTACGGGCATTCCTTTGGCCTTGACAGGAGGGGTAGTGGCTTTATGGTTGCGGGGGATTCCCCTGTCCATTTCCGCTGGAGTGGGTTTTATTGCCTTGTCCGGCGTGGCTGTTCTAAACGGCTTGGTCATCTTAAGTTTTATTAATAAGTTGTATTACGAGGAGCATGTTCTATTGCGCCGTGCCATCATCCAGGGTTCGATCGCGCGGTTGAGGCCGGTACTCATGACGGCTTTGGTGGCTTCTCTGGGTTTTGTTCCCATGGCGTTGGCAACCGGTACTGGAGCAGAAGTGCAGCGCCCGCTGGCTACGGTAGTCATTGGCGGTATCCTCTCCTCAACCCTGTTGACCCTGGTGGTGTTGCCCTGTCTGTATTACCTTGCTCACGTTGGCGGTCGGCGTGGTGAATCCCAAGGTATCGAGTAATTAATACTTCGCTTAATCATTCACATCAAGAGGCAATTTCAGTAGAATGATTCACATTTTTAAGGATTTAGGGGTGGTTTATGTCTGTCAGCATCCATACGATTGATTTTAAACACTTGGGTATGCAGGACCTGGAACAAGTGGGCGGCAAGAATGCGTCGTTAGGTGAAATGATTAGCCATTTATCCGCTGCCGATGTCCTGGTTCCTTCAGGCTTTGCCACCACAGCCGACTCCTTTCGTGCTTTTTTATCGCAAAATGGTCTTGATCAGCACATTTATGAGATGCTGTCCAACCTCGATCCGGACAATATCAACCAGTTGACGCACGTGGGTAAAACCATTCGTGAAAAGGTGGTGAACACACCGTTCTCAAGCGAGTTTGAATCGGCTGTCAGGCAATCCTACGAACAACTGGCCAAACACATCGGCCATGAGGATTTCAGCGTCGCTGTTCGCTCGTCGGCCACAGCGGAAGATTTGCCTGACGCCTCCTTTGCCGGTCAGCAGGAAACATTTCTGAATGTGCGCGGCATTGATGCCGTACTGACCGCCATCAAACACGTGTTTGCCTCGTTATTTAATGACCGGGCGATTTCCTACCGTGTACACCATGGTTTTGCCCATCACGATGTTGCTCTCTCGGCGGGAATTCAACAGATGATCCGAAGCGACATCGCCGTAAGCGGCGTGATGTTTACACTGGACACGGAGTCGGGCTTCAACGACGTGGTATTCATTACCTCGTCGTATGGGCTTGGGGAAATGGTTGTACAGGGTGCGGTGAACCCGGATGAATTTTATGTTCATAAACCGGGTTTAAACGCAGGCCGGCCGGCGGTGATTCGTCGCAATTTGGGGAGTAAAGCGCTCAAAATGGTTTATTGCGATGATCCCAACAGTGGCCGCAATGTTAAAACCGAAGAAGTGAGGGGTGAGGAGCGGTTGAGGTTTTCTCTGACCACGGACGAAATAGAGCAGCTTGCCCGACAGGCGCTTATCATTGAAAAACACTATGGCC
This Legionella sp. MW5194 DNA region includes the following protein-coding sequences:
- a CDS encoding efflux RND transporter permease subunit; its protein translation is MLEKLIHFSLAQRWFVLLLTLIIAGTGFYSFQFLPIDAVPDITNVQVQINTEAPGFSPFEIEQRVTFPIETAMSGLPSLDYTRSLSRYGLSQVTVVFKDKTNIYFARQLINERLQQVKNKLPIEVTPELGPVSTGLGEIFMYTVTNKAGAESRYDSTELRTIQDWIIKPQLRQVAGVAEVNTIGGFEKQYHITPDPMQLFRYSLSLEDVLDALEQNNANVGAGYLERNGEQYLIRVPGQVKGLTDIENIVIASYKGIPIRIGDVAEVNLGNELRTGAATENGKEVVLGTVFMLMGENSRTISQRVADKLTEINKTLPDGVEAKAVYDRTVLVNATIDTVKNNLFEGALLVCIVLFVFLGNLRAALITALVIPLSMLLTISGMVVNQISANLMSLGALDFGLIVDGAVIIVENCLKRLGLRQHQLKRLLTEEERQKEIAAATVEVIRPSVFGVLIITIVYLPILTLSGVEGKMFLPMAETVIMALLAALFFVVTFVPAAVAAFLRGRVHEKPNALLMHLTPAYEWLLGCSLRYRHLVTGLAVLVTLLSLILAWRLGAEFIPSLDEGDIALHAIRIPGTSLTEAVAMQHLLEDQIKQVPEVASVFSKLGTAEIATDPMPPNVADTFVMIKPRSQWPDPRKSKQQLVRDIEKKVTRIPGNNYEFTQPIQMRFNELISGVRSDVAVKIFGDDLNTLIASANAVRDILATVPGAADVKVEQVTGLPLYTVVIDRVSLARYGLQVSEVQNAVEIALGGKKGGELFEGDKRFDLVVRLPEKLRNDPDVLRRILIPLPIAEDGERHFIPLTEVAAIERSESPNQISRENGKRRIVVTANVRGSDLNSFVSAAMKKIEQSLKLPSAYWISWGGQFEQMESAAKRLQWVVPAVLFIIYLLLFIALGHPRDAFLVFTGIPLALTGGVVALWLRGIPLSISAGVGFIALSGVAVLNGLVILSFINKLYYEEHVLLRRAIIQGSIARLRPVLMTALVASLGFVPMALATGTGAEVQRPLATVVIGGILSSTLLTLVVLPCLYYLAHVGGRRGESQGIE